GAACCCCGACAGGCTCGCGACCGAGCCGAAGAACCCGGGCAGCCGGCCACCGAGGTAGGCCGCACCCAGCCCGCCCATCGAGAAGCCCGCAATCGCGTGGAAGCGGCGCTCGGGCAGGATCGGGAACCGGGCGAGGATGGTCGGCAGCACGGTGTCGAGCTCGTAGGTCTCCCACTTCGGCCCGCCGGGATGGCCACCGTTTCGCCAGTCGGCGTACCACCCGTTGCCGCCCTCGGGCATGGCGACGATCGCGTCGAGGTGCGCGGCTTCGAGCATCGCGACGATGCCGTCGGCGCGGTAGCTGTCGAAGTTGTTCGCAAGCGCGTTCAGCAACACGAGCAGTGGGTAGCGCCGGTGCGGGTCGTAGCCGGCCGGCAGCAGGACGTTCGCCTGCGGCGGGCCGGGTAGTTCAGCCACCGCTGCGGGATCTCATCGTGGGGCGCCGGAATCGAGATCTTGACCAGCCGAGCCTGGACGCCCGTCGCGGGGGCGGGTGCGGCGGCGGTTGCTGCTGCCGTCGCGCTCGTCGCGAAGCACGTGACGACAAACAGCGCCGACGCGGCCGCGAAGGCGGCGCGTCGAAGGCGGGTCGTCACCGCATGGTGCTTCGTGGTGCGGCAGGCGATCCCTGCCGCAGCACGAAGCGGACCGAGAGGAGCTAGGCGAGCATCAAGACGTTCGGGTTGTTCGGGTCGACGAGCACGCTGACCGTCGCACCCGGCTGGATCTGCGGGATCTGCACCAACGGCACGACCGCGTCGGTCTCGGCGGGATAGGTGTTGCCGTCGACGGTGACGGTCAGCGCGAGGTGCACCTGCGGGTTGTCGTTGATGAACGCGCCTGTCTGGTTGATCGTCGTGATGACCGCCGTGCCCGGCTTGCCGGTGGCGCGCAGCTGTGCGGCGAGCGCCGACTGCTGCTGGAGGTTCCCCATCATCTGGGCACCCATCGCGGCGGTATCCTTGAGGGCGCGGAAACCGCCGACGACGCCGCGGTGCTCCGGCGGGACCATTTCCTTGGCGGTCTTCTGCATGCTGCGGATGTCTTTGAACATGCCCATTGCCGGGCCTCCTACGGCTCGAGGGTTCGGTCGGCGTTGCCGGAGTTGATCAAGGCTGACCCAAGCACTCGAAGTCGCTATTGACAACAGAATGTCAGCAAAACCTCCGACTACTTCCGGGGTGGTAGCGGGACGAAGCCCGAGGTCCGCCTCATGTAGTCGGCGTACGCCGGCTTGCGTCTCGCCAGGTGCTTTTCGAGCATCGGCTTGCCGGAGGCGAACCCGACCAGATAGGTCACGATCACCGGCGACAGTGCCGCGACGGCGCCCTGCCAGTCGACGGCTGCGGGCAGCCACAACCCGAACCACAGCAGTGCCTCGCCGAAGTAGTTCGGGTGGCGGGTGTAGCGCCACAGTCCGGTGTCGAGGACGCTCTCGCTGCTCGTGCGGCGCGCCTGATACGTCGCGAGCTGACGGTCGGCCACGGCCTCGAAGGCGAACCCGGTCAGCCAGACGGCAGCACCGATCACGTCGAGCGGCGTGTTGCCGCCGTGCTGGTACATCGCGATCTGCAACGGCATCGAGATCGCGAACGCGAGGACCGCTTGCGGCAGGTAGACCCGCACCAGGGCGTACGCCGCAACGGAGCCGCGCGCCCGGGACAGGATCGCGGCGTAGCGCGGGTCCTCGCCGTGCCCCTTGCTTCGCTGCCCGATGTGGCCGGCGAGGCGCAGCGCCCAGATGACGGACGTGACCAGGACCACCGTGCGGCGGGCGGCGTCGCCGTGTGCCGGGATCGACCCGCAGAACGCCGCTGCTCCCATCGCCGCGATCGCCAGGCTCCACGTGACATCGACGACGTTGTAGCGCCCGATGCGCCGCCCGATCAGCCAGGTGACCCCGAAGGCGACGATGTCGACGGCGGCGGTGATCGCCAGACCGGTGGCGAGCCGGTCACCCGCGAACGAGCTCACCTCACCCGCTCGCGCGGCGTGCGACGTCGTTGCGCGGGCGACGGCGACGGCTCCCAGCCGGTACGGGTCGGCGGCATCCCGCTGATCCCGGCGGAGGTCGGCTTGACCGACAGGATCTGATCGACGCCCATCCGGTTCTCGGCGAAGGCGAGCGCCCCGCCCGCGAGGTAGAGCCGCCAGACCCGCGCCTGGGTCACCCCGACCGCTGCGACGACCTCGTCCCAGCGCCGGTCGAGCTGACGCTGCCAAGCGGCCACCGTGTGCACGTAGTGCTCCCGCATCGCGTGGACGTCGCGGACCTCGAACCCCGCGGCGGCCAGGATGGCGATCGTCTCGTGCACCGGGCGCATGTGCATGTCAGGCGTGATGTAGCGCTCGATGAACGGCCCCCCGCCGGGGTGCGAGCCGCTCCGGGACATCTGCTGCACCAGCAGCCGGCCCTCGTCGGCGAGCAGCCCGTGCAGCGACGCGGCGAACGCTGGGTAGTTGCCCTTGCCGACGTGTTCGCCCATCTCGATGACCGAGATCGCGTCGTACGGTCCACCGGCAAGGTCTCGGTAGTCCAGCAGCCGCACGTCGACGAGGTGCCCGAGGTCGAGCTCGTCGACCCGGGCGGTCGCGAACGCCAGCTGCTCCGCCGAGATCGTGATGCCGGTGACCCGCGCGCCGTACTCGCGGGCGGCGTGGATGGACAGTGCGCCCCAGCCGCAACCGACGTCGAGCAGGTGCTTGCCGGGCGCCAGACCAAGCTTGCGGCAGATCATGTCGAGCTTGTCCCGCTGTGAGTCCGCGACGTCGTAGGCCGGGTCGTCCGACGTCCAGTAGCCGCACGAGTAGGCCATGTTCTCGTCGAGCAGCAGCGAGTAGAGCGTGTTCGAGACGTCGTAGTGGTGGTGGATCACCGCGGCATCTCGCCGTTTGGTGTGCAGCCGACCTCGCAGTCGCAGCTCGCCGTCGGGCGGCGCGGGGCGGCGCAGCGCGCCGTTGCCGGCGAGCAGGCGCAGCCCGGCGAGCACGGTCCGCGCGTCGAGCCTGCTCCGCGGCGAGGCCGTGCCGGGTCGACGCCGGAGCGCCTCGCGGCGGGCGTCCCACACCGCGGACAGGCCGGCCGCGATGTCGCCCTCGACGTCGAGGTCGCCCGCGATGTAGGCACGCGCCATGCCGAGTTCGCCGGGCGCCCACGCGATGTGGGCGAGCGCGCGGGGGGAGTTGAGCACCGCGACCGGCGCGCCGTCGGGTCCGGCGCTGCTGCCGTCCCACGCCCGGATCGCGACCGGCAGCCGGCCGCCGAACATCGGTGCGACCAGCTCGGCGATCGCGTCGGCGACGTCCGACGTCACGGCGTCGCTCCTCGGGTGAGCAGGAGCTGGACGACGTCGAGGTACCCGGCGGCGAACCCGCCTTGGCAGTACGCGAGGTAGAAGGTCCACATCCGCCGGAACGTGTCGTCGAACCCGAGCGCCTCGACGTCGCGGGCGTGGGCCTCGAACGACTCGCGCCACCGGGCGAGCGTCTCGGCGTAGGACTGCCCGAAGGACAGCTGATCGGCGATCTGCAGCGTCGTGTCGGCGCCGACGATCTCTTCGATCGCCCGCACGGACGGCAGCAGGCCGCCCGGGAAGATGTACTTGTGGATCCAGGTCCACGACCGGCGCGAGGCGAGCATCCGGTCGTGTGGCATGACGATCGCCTGGATCCCGATCCGCCCGCCGGGCGCCAGCCGCGCGTCGAGCGTCGAGAAGTACGCCGGCCACCACTTCTCACCGACCGCCTCGATCATCTCGACGCTGACGATCGCGTCGTAGGTGCCCGTCACGTCGCGGTAGTCGCGCAGCAACACCTCGATGCTGTCGCTCACACCGGCCGCCCGCGCGCGGTCGACGGCGAGTGATGCCTGT
This genomic stretch from Mycobacteriales bacterium harbors:
- a CDS encoding DUF1295 domain-containing protein, with translation MSSFAGDRLATGLAITAAVDIVAFGVTWLIGRRIGRYNVVDVTWSLAIAAMGAAAFCGSIPAHGDAARRTVVLVTSVIWALRLAGHIGQRSKGHGEDPRYAAILSRARGSVAAYALVRVYLPQAVLAFAISMPLQIAMYQHGGNTPLDVIGAAVWLTGFAFEAVADRQLATYQARRTSSESVLDTGLWRYTRHPNYFGEALLWFGLWLPAAVDWQGAVAALSPVIVTYLVGFASGKPMLEKHLARRKPAYADYMRRTSGFVPLPPRK
- a CDS encoding cyclopropane-fatty-acyl-phospholipid synthase family protein produces the protein MTSDVADAIAELVAPMFGGRLPVAIRAWDGSSAGPDGAPVAVLNSPRALAHIAWAPGELGMARAYIAGDLDVEGDIAAGLSAVWDARREALRRRPGTASPRSRLDARTVLAGLRLLAGNGALRRPAPPDGELRLRGRLHTKRRDAAVIHHHYDVSNTLYSLLLDENMAYSCGYWTSDDPAYDVADSQRDKLDMICRKLGLAPGKHLLDVGCGWGALSIHAAREYGARVTGITISAEQLAFATARVDELDLGHLVDVRLLDYRDLAGGPYDAISVIEMGEHVGKGNYPAFAASLHGLLADEGRLLVQQMSRSGSHPGGGPFIERYITPDMHMRPVHETIAILAAAGFEVRDVHAMREHYVHTVAAWQRQLDRRWDEVVAAVGVTQARVWRLYLAGGALAFAENRMGVDQILSVKPTSAGISGMPPTRTGWEPSPSPAQRRRTPRERVR